The following proteins are co-located in the Canis aureus isolate CA01 chromosome X, VMU_Caureus_v.1.0, whole genome shotgun sequence genome:
- the KLHL15 gene encoding kelch-like protein 15 yields MAGDVEGFCSSIHDTSVSAGFRALYEEGLLLDVTLVIEDHQFQAHKALLATQSDYFRIMFTADMRERDQDKIHLKGLTATGFSHVLQFMYYGTIELSMNTVHEILQAAMYVQLIEVVKFCCSFLLAKICLENCAEIMRLLDDFGVNIEGVREKLDAFLLDNFVPLMSRPDFLSYLSFEKLMSYLDNDHLSRFPEIELYEAVQSWLRHDRRRWRHTDTIIQNIRFCLMTPSSVFEKVKTSEFYRYSRQLRYEVDQALNYFQNVHQQPLLDMKSSRIRSAKPQTTVFRGMIGHSMVNSKILLLKKPRVWWELEGPQVPLRPDCLAIVNNFVFLLGGEELGPDGEFHASSKVFRYDPRQNSWLRMADMSVPRSEFAVGVIGKFIYAVAGRTRDETFYSTERYDITNDKWEFVDPYPVNKYGHEGTVLNNKLFITGGITSSSTSKQVCVFDPSKEGTIEQRTRRTQVVTNCWENKSKMNYARCFHKMISYNGKLYVFGGVCVILRASFESQGCPSTEVYNPETDQWTILASMPIGRSGHGVTVLDKQIMVLGGLCYNGHYSDSILTFDPEENKWKEDEYPRMPCKLDGLQVCNLHFPEYILDEVRRCN; encoded by the exons ATGGCAGGGGACGTGGAAGGATTCTGTTCCTCCATCCATGACACCAGTGTCTCTGCTGGGTTCAGAGCACTGTATGAGGAGGGATTGCTTCTTGATGTCACTCTGGTTATTGAAGATCATCAGTTCCAGGCCCATAAAGCACTCTTGGCCACCCAGAGTGATTACTTCAGAATTATGTTTACTGCAGACATGAGGGAGCGAGATCAGGACAAAATTCATTTAAAAGGTCTAACTGCTACTGGTTTCAGCCACGTCCTTCAATTTATGTACTATGGAACTATAGAACTGAGTATGAATACTGTTCATGAGATCCTTCAGGCTGCCATGTATGTTCAACTTATAGAAGTGGTGAAGTTCTGCTGCTCTTTTCTATTAGCGAAAATCTGCTTAGAAAATTGTGCAGAAATTATGAGACTCTTAGATGATTTTGGTGTTAACATCGAGGGAGTCAGGGAGAAGTTGGACGCCTTTCTGCTAGACAACTTTGTACCACTCATGTCCAGGCCTGACTTCCTGTCTTATCTGAGCTTTGAGAAGCTCATGTCTTACTTGGATAATGATCATCTGAGCAGGTTCCCAGAGATAGAGCTGTACGAGGCTGTGCAGTCTTGGCTGCGGCATGATAGAAGACGCTGGAGACATACCGATACCATCATTCAGAACATCAGGTTTTGTTTGATGACTCCATCCAGTGTTTTTGAGAAG GTTAAGACATCCGAATTTTATAGATACTCCCGACAGCTGCGCTATGAAGTTGACCAAGCATTGAATTACTTTCAGAATGTTCACCAGCAGCCTCTGTTGGACATGAAGTCAAGCCGCATCCGCTCTGCCAAACCCCAGACTACAGTATTCCGAGGAATGATTGGACATAGCATGGTTAACAGTAAAATCCTCCTGTtaaagaaaccaagagtctggtggGAACTGGAGGGCCCACAGGTTCCACTGCGCCCGGACTGCCTTGCTATCGTCAACAACTTTGTGTTCCTGTTGGGTGGTGAAGAACTGGGCCCAGATGGTGAATTCCATGCTTCTTCCAAAGTGTTCAGGTATGACCCAAGGCAGAACTCTTGGCTCCGGATGGCAGACATGTCAGTGCCACGTTCAGAGTTCGCAGTTGGTGTTATTGGCAAGTTTATTTATGCCGTGGCAGGCAGAACCAGAGATGAGACCTTCTATTCAACTGAGAGATACGACATCACCAATGATAAATGGGAATTCGTGGATCCTTATCCCGTTAACAAATATGGACATGAAGGGACAGTGCTCAATAACAAGTTGTTCATCACCGGTGGGATCACCTCATCTTCCACCTCCAAACAAGTGTGCGTGTTTGACCCCAGTAAAGAAGGGACCATAGAACAGCGGACCAGAAGAACGCAAGTGGTTACCAACTGTTGGGAGAATAAGAGCAAGATGAATTACGCGAGATGCTTTCACAAGATGATCTCTTACAACGGCAAGCTTTATGTCTTCGGTGGTGTCTGTGTGATCTTGAGGGCCTCTTTTGAATCTCAGGGATGCCCTTCCACAGAAGTGTACAACCCGGAGACTGATCAGTGGACCATCTTAGCATCCATGCCAATTGGCAGAAGTGGCCATGGTGTGACTGTGCTGGACAAACAGATAATGGTTCTTGGAGGCCTTTGCTACAACGGTCATTACAGCGATTCCATTCTTACTTTTGACCCGGAAGAGAACAAGTGGAAGGAAGATGAGTACCCACGGATGCCCTGCAAGCTGGATGGTTTACAGGTGTGCAACCTGCATTTCCCGGAGTACATACTGGACGAGGTCAGACGCTGCAACTAG